In a genomic window of Rhopalosiphum maidis isolate BTI-1 chromosome 4, ASM367621v3, whole genome shotgun sequence:
- the LOC113560420 gene encoding uncharacterized protein LOC113560420 — protein MILLIMFYYSIILLCFNLNYCLSENMRSYKLLSNTPTTRYCPPDLKNIYRIYEKHPDLPEISICCASRISNRFMLTEKICIKKFNPQFIKVQSCNKIIKYRVQALYTPQFENEINGVLLIEINGIPNTFFNESTNYYNTFFIENNNYLWDKKQCTIYGTNIKSSNRMAINYYEKWITISNNTITIKRKCQELANGNKWLCPMRQDVQFCEEDIGCPMMCDNQLIGIASQRYNWRTWAMKMDCGNLDVEFRYLFLNWEYVRWIKQVIGTNP, from the exons ATGATTCtacttattatgttttactacagtataatattattatgctttaatttaaattattgtttatcagaaaatatgagaagttataaactattatcaaaTACACCAACAACTAGGTATTGCCCGCcagacttaaaaaatatatacagaatttatgaaaaacatcCAGATCTACCAGAAATATCAATTTGTTGTGCAAGTCGAATAAGTAACAGATTTATGTTGACTGAGAaaatttgcataaaaaaatttaatccaCAATTTATCAaa GTTCAAAgttgtaacaaaataatcaagtaTCGAGTGCAAGCCTTATACACACCACAGTTTGAAAATGAAATCAATGGAGTGTTATTGATTGAA ATAAATGGAATTCCTAATACATTCTTTAATGaatcaacaaattattacaatacattttttatcgaaaacaataattatctcTGGGACAAAAAACAATGCACAATTTATGGCACGaatataaaatcatcaaaTAGGATGGCAATAAATTACTATGAAAAATGGATAACAATATCAAacaatactattactattaaaagaaaatgtcAAGAGTTAGcgaa TGGAAATAAATGGTTGTGTCCAATGAGACAAGATGTGCAATTTTGTGAAGAAGATATAGGTTGTCCAATGATGTGTGACAATCAATTAATTGGAATTGCCAGTCAAAGATATAATTGGAGGACTTGGGCAATGAAAATGGACTGTGGAAATTTGGATGTGGAATTcagatatttgtttttaaattgggAATATGTGAGATGGATAAAACAAGTCATTGGGACAAAtccttaa